In Candidatus Poribacteria bacterium, the following are encoded in one genomic region:
- a CDS encoding sigma-70 family RNA polymerase sigma factor, producing MVADDVQLIRRILSDDDEAFSILVQKYQKSVHALAWRKVNDFHYAEEITQDTFLQAYKKLSTLKNPNQFAGWLYVIANRLCINWLQRHKPALQSLEDTSMEEIEESAYNHYAAEQREAEGAKYRQEIAQRLLSKLPESERTVMTLYYLGEMTANEISKFLGVSVNTITSRLRRARERLQKDQERLVQEVLGGVQLSNNLTENIMRQVADVKPIPSPVAKPLLPWGAFGIATLLIALLLGATGQYLVRFQRPYSFDAVSEPTVEIIDTFIVLDADSKPDVRNQVGRATSADKNIGTGLQASETPMISDTQGNSLRFTTAQWTQKADMPTIRSDFSTCVVDGKIFVIGGSLRLKIDEYGDLSLSTVEMYDPETDTWAGKANMPTVRSNVSVSVVDGKIYAIGGSKMKKYQVPRGFGHESEELPTVEMYDPATDTWTQKSDMPTPRKTKTCVVDGKIYAIGGWSTANEQSQLETVEVYNPATDTWAKAQSMNRARCSAAISVVNGEIYAVGGIGWPPNYDQSGRYLSSLYLSSVEVFNPKTNQWQERTEMSVPKAAHSTSVIDGKIYVMGGYFQEERKLNRLSTIEVYDPATDRWTQESDMLIGRSGHATEVIDGHIYILGGSAVGKGLLTSVEVYNPREVSERIDSMGKL from the coding sequence ATGGTAGCAGACGATGTTCAACTCATTCGTAGAATTTTGTCAGACGATGACGAGGCATTCAGCATTTTGGTCCAAAAGTACCAAAAGAGTGTTCATGCACTTGCGTGGCGGAAGGTTAACGATTTTCACTATGCCGAAGAAATTACACAAGACACCTTCCTGCAAGCATACAAAAAACTCTCGACACTCAAAAACCCTAACCAATTTGCTGGATGGCTCTACGTCATTGCGAATCGACTTTGCATTAATTGGCTCCAACGCCACAAGCCTGCACTGCAATCGCTGGAGGACACGTCTATGGAAGAGATAGAGGAATCCGCGTATAACCATTATGCCGCGGAGCAGCGCGAAGCCGAAGGTGCCAAGTATCGCCAAGAAATCGCCCAAAGACTGCTGTCCAAATTGCCGGAGAGTGAACGGACAGTCATGACGCTCTACTACCTCGGTGAAATGACAGCCAACGAGATAAGCAAATTCTTAGGTGTCTCGGTAAACACAATTACAAGTCGGCTCCGGCGGGCACGAGAACGTTTGCAGAAGGATCAAGAACGCTTGGTTCAGGAAGTACTCGGCGGTGTGCAGTTATCCAACAACCTTACCGAGAACATCATGCGGCAGGTCGCCGACGTGAAACCGATACCATCTCCGGTAGCGAAACCGCTGCTCCCGTGGGGTGCTTTTGGTATCGCGACCCTTCTAATTGCCTTGCTATTAGGCGCGACGGGTCAATACCTCGTCCGCTTCCAGAGACCCTATAGTTTCGATGCAGTCTCCGAACCCACGGTTGAAATTATTGATACCTTTATCGTCCTTGATGCCGATTCAAAACCCGATGTGCGGAACCAAGTCGGACGTGCGACTTCCGCCGATAAAAATATCGGGACAGGACTACAGGCTTCCGAGACACCCATGATATCCGATACACAAGGAAATTCTCTCAGATTTACTACAGCGCAATGGACGCAGAAAGCCGACATGCCAACAATCCGGTCTGACTTTTCTACCTGTGTTGTGGATGGAAAGATATTCGTGATAGGGGGCAGTCTACGGCTCAAAATTGATGAATACGGGGACCTGTCGCTTTCAACCGTAGAAATGTACGATCCTGAAACCGATACATGGGCAGGAAAGGCGAATATGCCGACAGTTCGGTCTAACGTCTCTGTCTCAGTTGTGGATGGCAAAATTTATGCCATTGGTGGATCAAAAATGAAGAAGTATCAGGTGCCTCGCGGTTTCGGGCATGAGTCTGAAGAACTTCCAACTGTAGAAATGTATGATCCGGCGACAGACACATGGACCCAGAAATCGGATATGCCGACACCACGGAAGACCAAGACTTGCGTCGTGGATGGTAAAATCTATGCCATTGGTGGGTGGTCAACTGCTAATGAACAGTCGCAGTTAGAAACTGTGGAAGTCTATAATCCAGCGACAGACACATGGGCAAAAGCCCAAAGCATGAACCGTGCGCGTTGTTCTGCAGCAATTAGTGTTGTGAATGGAGAAATCTATGCTGTGGGTGGGATAGGGTGGCCCCCGAATTACGACCAGTCAGGTCGGTATCTTTCATCTCTATATCTTTCCAGTGTTGAAGTGTTCAATCCCAAGACGAATCAATGGCAGGAAAGAACAGAGATGTCTGTTCCGAAAGCGGCTCACTCAACAAGTGTAATTGATGGCAAAATCTATGTCATGGGGGGCTACTTTCAGGAAGAAAGGAAACTTAATCGCCTTTCAACGATTGAGGTCTACGATCCCGCAACTGATCGTTGGACCCAAGAGTCGGACATGCTGATTGGAAGATCGGGACATGCGACTGAAGTCATAGATGGGCACATCTACATTTTGGGCGGAAGTGCTGTTGGTAAAGGTCTGCTGACGAGTGTTGAAGTCTATAACCCAAGAGAAGTTTCCGAGCGTATCGATTCAATGGGAAAGTTGTGA
- a CDS encoding T9SS type A sorting domain-containing protein, whose product MGTTQAMKSLKKLRKGDGVPSLNKFGYFHAEDLMKSTIVNRKNLAVILGVVLIGIGAQGISYGQTADEYPPAATIELLKDGIKIGFETHGRFSVFNVTHRSTVSTNSVRNSKWQRREDAASLWVDVPDSERATGLYGYAVTLPGEYRWVGEVSHNSVWGKYASGNILQLTPDGTVTSRRAEVEGVPSDPHKLALEGHRDDVLAVAFSPDGRILASGSRDRTIRLWDTDTGEHKMTLEGHTNGVTCLAFSPDGRTLASGSWDRTIRLWDAETGQPLQTLEEHTDGVRSVVFSPDGRTLASGGYDNRLRLWDTETEQHKPALEGHTDYIRSVVYSPDGRTLASGSYDRTLRVWDAETGELLRTLEGHTNGVLSVAFSPDGGTLASGSYDRTLRVWDAETGELLRTLEGPMDDVNSVAFSPDGRTLVSGSYVDTILFYGDTLRLWDAKTGQYLQTLRGHRYAVASVAFSPDGSMLASGSYDKTIQVWELTLATPTVEPSQPATPTVEPAQLAGDLNTDGVVNIQDLVLVASQFGQAGQNAADINEDGVVNIQDLVLVARAFDTTASAPSAHPQVVETLTAGEVQGWLRGAKQLEGKDATMARGIEMLKDLLALLTPAETALLHNYPNPFNPETWIPYQLRTPAEVRITIYNPRGVLVRELSLGYQVAGQYTSRARAAYWDGRNTVGEPVASGLYFYTFTAGDFSATRRMVVLK is encoded by the coding sequence CAAACTGCGGACGAGTACCCGCCAGCAGCAACTATCGAACTACTCAAGGACGGAATTAAAATAGGCTTTGAGACACACGGAAGATTTTCCGTTTTTAACGTAACGCACCGCAGTACTGTTTCTACCAATTCGGTTCGTAACTCCAAGTGGCAGCGGCGGGAGGATGCAGCGAGTCTTTGGGTTGATGTTCCTGATTCAGAAAGAGCTACCGGATTATACGGCTATGCAGTAACGCTTCCCGGGGAATACAGATGGGTTGGCGAGGTTAGCCACAATAGTGTATGGGGCAAATACGCCAGTGGGAATATTCTTCAGCTCACACCAGACGGAACAGTGACGAGTCGTCGCGCAGAAGTAGAGGGTGTCCCGAGCGATCCACACAAATTGGCACTTGAGGGGCATAGGGATGATGTCCTTGCCGTAGCGTTCTCTCCCGATGGTCGTATCTTAGCAAGTGGGAGTCGAGACAGGACGATTCGGTTATGGGATACTGACACCGGTGAACACAAAATGACGCTTGAAGGACATACGAATGGTGTCACTTGCTTAGCGTTCTCTCCCGATGGTCGCACGTTAGCAAGTGGGAGTTGGGACCGGACGATTCGGTTATGGGATGCTGAAACCGGGCAACCCCTGCAGACACTTGAGGAACATACGGACGGTGTCCGTTCCGTAGTGTTTTCTCCCGATGGTCGCACATTAGCCAGTGGCGGTTATGACAATCGGCTTCGGTTGTGGGATACTGAAACAGAACAACATAAGCCGGCACTTGAAGGGCATACGGATTATATCCGTTCCGTGGTGTACTCTCCCGATGGTCGCACGCTGGCGAGTGGGAGTTATGATAGGACACTTCGGGTGTGGGACGCTGAAACCGGAGAACTTCTGCGGACACTTGAGGGGCATACGAATGGGGTCCTTTCCGTAGCGTTCTCTCCTGACGGTGGCACGTTAGCGAGTGGGAGTTATGACAGGACGCTTCGGGTGTGGGACGCTGAAACCGGAGAACTTCTGCGGACACTTGAGGGACCTATGGATGATGTCAATTCCGTAGCATTCTCTCCCGATGGTCGCACGTTAGTGAGTGGGAGTTATGTCGATACGATTCTGTTTTATGGCGATACGCTTCGGTTATGGGATGCAAAAACCGGGCAATACCTGCAGACGCTTAGAGGGCACAGATATGCTGTCGCTTCCGTGGCCTTCTCCCCGGATGGTAGCATGCTGGCGAGTGGAAGTTATGACAAGACAATTCAGGTGTGGGAACTGACACTCGCCACGCCCACTGTTGAACCCTCTCAACCCGCTACGCCCACCGTTGAACCAGCCCAACTCGCAGGTGATCTCAACACCGACGGTGTTGTTAATATCCAAGATCTCGTCCTCGTTGCATCTCAATTCGGGCAAGCTGGACAGAATGCGGCAGACATCAATGAAGATGGTGTGGTCAATATTCAAGACCTCGTTTTGGTGGCACGGGCGTTCGATACGACTGCGTCGGCACCCTCCGCACATCCACAAGTCGTTGAGACACTCACCGCAGGAGAGGTCCAAGGATGGTTGCGCGGTGCCAAGCAGCTTGAAGGTAAAGATGCAACGATGGCGAGAGGAATCGAGATGCTGAAAGATCTATTGGCACTTCTGACGCCAGCAGAAACCGCGCTGTTGCACAACTACCCAAACCCGTTCAACCCAGAGACATGGATCCCCTACCAGTTAAGAACACCAGCAGAGGTTCGCATCACCATTTACAACCCGCGTGGCGTTCTGGTGCGTGAACTGTCGCTTGGGTATCAGGTAGCGGGTCAGTATACTTCGCGCGCTCGTGCAGCGTATTGGGATGGCAGGAATACAGTCGGCGAACCCGTCGCAAGTGGTTTGTATTTTTACACATTTACCGCCGGAGATTTCTCAGCGACACGCCGGATGGTGGTTTTGAAATAG